A single region of the Kineosporiaceae bacterium SCSIO 59966 genome encodes:
- a CDS encoding ABC transporter ATP-binding protein: protein MAGPAGAEGGADLELDRVTKAFGTFTAVDDLSLTVPAGSFFALLGPSGCGKTTTLRMVAGLEQPTSGALRIGGRDITAAKPHKRPVNTVFQNYALFPHLDVLDNVAFGLRRRGVKDAQQQAESALDLVELRHLARRRPAQLSGGQQQRVALARAIVNRPSVLLLDEPLGALDLKLRRQMQVELKRIQTEVGLTFVHVTHDQEEAMTMADTVAVMNAGRIEQMGAPAELYELPRTVFVANFLGQSNLVPGTVAGRRGDALEVELLGRRALVPTARSVVHDGRVLVGVRPEKVHLVTEAEEVPTDVNVLGPGRVVDVSFAGVSTQFLVDVPGAGRLTVFTQNLEVSPTARVGDTVHLAWAPQHGFGLGGDENTHAGLEELEAELRPSGVG, encoded by the coding sequence ATGGCGGGCCCCGCCGGCGCCGAGGGTGGCGCCGACCTCGAGCTGGACCGGGTGACGAAGGCCTTCGGGACCTTCACCGCGGTCGACGACCTGTCCCTGACCGTGCCCGCCGGGTCGTTCTTCGCCCTGCTCGGACCCTCCGGGTGCGGCAAGACGACGACGCTGCGGATGGTCGCCGGCCTCGAGCAGCCGACGTCCGGGGCGCTGCGGATCGGCGGACGGGACATCACCGCCGCCAAGCCCCACAAGCGACCGGTCAACACCGTCTTCCAGAACTACGCGCTGTTCCCGCACCTCGACGTTCTCGACAACGTCGCGTTCGGGCTGCGGCGCCGTGGGGTGAAGGACGCGCAGCAGCAGGCGGAGTCCGCGCTCGACCTCGTCGAGCTGCGCCACCTCGCCCGGCGCCGGCCGGCGCAGCTCTCCGGCGGTCAGCAGCAGCGGGTGGCGCTTGCCCGGGCGATCGTCAACCGGCCGTCGGTGCTGCTGCTCGACGAGCCGCTCGGCGCCCTGGACCTGAAGCTGCGGCGCCAGATGCAGGTCGAGCTCAAGCGGATCCAGACCGAGGTCGGCCTCACCTTCGTGCACGTCACCCACGACCAGGAGGAGGCCATGACGATGGCCGACACGGTCGCGGTGATGAACGCGGGCCGGATCGAGCAGATGGGCGCGCCGGCCGAGCTGTACGAGCTGCCCCGCACCGTGTTCGTGGCCAACTTCCTCGGCCAGTCCAACCTCGTCCCGGGCACCGTGGCGGGGCGCCGCGGGGACGCGCTGGAGGTCGAGCTGCTGGGCCGCCGGGCCCTCGTGCCGACCGCGCGGTCCGTCGTCCACGACGGCCGGGTGCTCGTCGGCGTCCGGCCCGAGAAGGTGCACCTCGTCACCGAGGCCGAGGAGGTGCCCACGGACGTCAACGTCCTGGGACCCGGCCGGGTCGTCGACGTCTCCTTCGCCGGGGTCAGCACCCAGTTCCTCGTCGACGTGCCGGGGGCGGGGCGGCTCACCGTGTTCACGCAGAACCTCGAGGTGTCGCCGACCGCCCGCGTCGGCGACACGGTGCACCTGGCCTGGGCCCCGCAGCACGGCTTCGGCCTGGGCGGTGACGAGAACACCCACGCCGGGCTCGAGGAGCTGGAGGCCGAGCTGCGTCCCAGCGGGGTGGGCTGA
- a CDS encoding ABC transporter permease, whose translation MALAGALHTPGAGAEVSPQRPGRRVPYLLLLPGTLWLLVFFALPIVVLFSTSLMVPVPGGEIGEYAPGLRFANYTEALAQYWPQFLRSFGYGLTATVLALAIGYPLAYVIAVRARGRPLLQQVMLLMVIAPFFVSFILRTLAWRQILADESLVVTTLKAVSLLPDDARLTATPVAVIAGLTYNFLPFMTLPIYASLERLDLRLIEAGQDLYASAVGTFRRVTLPLSMPGVVAGTLLTFIPATGDYVNAALLGTSRTAMIGNVIDSRFFRVVDYPTAAALSFMLMGTIVVLVALYVRRAGTEDLV comes from the coding sequence ATGGCCCTCGCCGGTGCGCTGCACACACCCGGCGCCGGGGCGGAGGTGTCCCCGCAGCGCCCGGGCCGGCGCGTGCCCTACCTGCTGCTGCTCCCCGGGACCCTGTGGCTGCTCGTCTTCTTCGCGCTGCCGATCGTCGTGCTGTTCAGCACCTCGCTCATGGTCCCGGTGCCCGGCGGCGAGATCGGCGAGTACGCACCGGGGCTGCGGTTCGCCAACTACACCGAGGCCCTGGCCCAGTACTGGCCGCAGTTCCTGCGGTCCTTCGGCTACGGGTTGACCGCCACCGTCCTGGCGCTGGCGATCGGGTACCCGCTGGCGTACGTGATCGCCGTCCGGGCCCGGGGCCGTCCGCTGCTGCAGCAGGTGATGCTGCTCATGGTCATCGCGCCGTTCTTCGTGAGCTTCATCCTGCGCACCCTGGCCTGGCGGCAGATCCTCGCCGACGAGAGCCTGGTCGTGACGACCCTCAAGGCCGTCTCGCTGCTGCCGGACGACGCCCGCCTCACCGCGACGCCGGTCGCCGTGATCGCCGGCCTGACCTACAACTTCCTGCCGTTCATGACGCTGCCGATCTACGCCAGCCTCGAGCGACTGGACCTGCGTCTCATCGAGGCCGGCCAGGACCTGTACGCCAGCGCCGTCGGGACGTTCCGGCGGGTGACGCTGCCGCTGTCCATGCCCGGTGTGGTGGCCGGCACCCTGCTGACGTTCATCCCGGCGACCGGCGACTACGTCAACGCGGCCCTGCTCGGCACCTCCCGGACGGCGATGATCGGCAACGTCATCGACTCCCGGTTCTTCCGGGTCGTCGACTACCCGACCGCCGCGGCCCTGTCGTTCATGCTGATGGGGACGATCGTCGTCCTCGTCGCGCTCTACGTCCGCCGGGCCGGGACGGAGGACCTGGTATGA
- a CDS encoding ABC transporter permease → MTAGEVAAGGVAAARVEPPVRRRRRFALGDYLLPAFAALAFVYLFVPIAYTFVFSFNDSGKSNLVWQGFTLDNWANPCGAPGVCGAVVNSIQIGLIATVAATAMGTLIAVALVRYRFRFRSTMNLLIFLPMATPEVVLGASLLAQFLNFRVNPGFWTIVIAHTMFCISFVVVTVKARVASLDPRLEEAAADLYASPVQAFWRVTFPLLLPGIAAAAMLAFALSFDDFIITNFNSGNTDTFPKFVYVSATRGIPAQANVIGSAMFLLALGVVVLGRVLSRRRRAA, encoded by the coding sequence ATGACCGCGGGCGAGGTCGCCGCCGGCGGGGTCGCCGCGGCCCGGGTCGAGCCACCCGTGCGGCGTCGCCGCCGGTTCGCGCTGGGGGACTACCTGCTGCCCGCGTTCGCGGCGCTCGCGTTCGTCTACCTGTTCGTCCCGATCGCCTACACGTTCGTCTTCTCCTTCAACGACTCCGGCAAGAGCAACCTCGTCTGGCAGGGCTTCACCCTGGACAACTGGGCCAACCCGTGCGGGGCGCCGGGGGTGTGCGGCGCGGTCGTCAACAGCATCCAGATCGGGCTGATCGCCACCGTGGCCGCGACGGCGATGGGCACCCTGATCGCCGTCGCCCTCGTGCGCTACCGGTTCCGGTTCCGGTCCACGATGAACCTGCTGATCTTCCTGCCGATGGCCACCCCGGAGGTCGTGCTCGGTGCGTCGCTGCTCGCGCAGTTCCTCAACTTCCGGGTGAACCCGGGGTTCTGGACCATCGTCATCGCCCACACGATGTTCTGCATCAGCTTCGTCGTCGTCACGGTCAAGGCACGAGTGGCGAGCCTCGACCCGCGGCTCGAGGAGGCCGCGGCCGACCTCTACGCCTCGCCGGTGCAGGCGTTCTGGCGGGTCACCTTCCCGCTGCTGCTGCCGGGGATCGCCGCAGCGGCGATGCTCGCGTTCGCCCTCAGCTTCGACGACTTCATCATCACGAACTTCAACTCCGGCAACACCGACACGTTCCCCAAGTTCGTCTACGTCTCGGCCACCCGCGGCATCCCGGCCCAGGCCAACGTCATCGGGTCGGCGATGTTCCTCCTGGCCCTGGGGGTCGTCGTCCTCGGCCGGGTGCTCAGCAGGAGGCGACGGGCCGCGTGA
- a CDS encoding FAD-dependent oxidoreductase — translation MLADAAPTPYWLDRPERPDPAPRLVADTEADLVVVGGGFTGLWAALQAVEEDPGRDVVLLEADLVAEGATGRNGGFCAASLTHGLANGLDRFPEELPELLRLGFGTLEAIAAAVERHGIACDLERTGELTVAVQPWQVDELARLHAEADRLGLRWRLLDGETVRDEVASPTYLAGLEDPDGVALVDPARLAWGLRAACLRLGVRVHERTPATALARDPSGVRVSTPYGTVRAAKVLLATSAFPPLLPRISRYVVPVWDYALMTAPLSAEQRAAIGWRGRHGISDAGNQFHYYRLTADDRLLFGGYDAIYHLGGSTDPRHAQRPETFALLADHLVRTFPQLDGIPVTHAWGGVIDTCTRFSPMWGTAMGGRVAYAVGYTGLGVGASHFGARTALDLLDGRDTERTRLSMVRRRPRPFPPEPVRWGGIQMTRRALAAADLHGGRRGPWLRLLDALGLGFDS, via the coding sequence ATGCTCGCGGACGCCGCGCCGACGCCGTACTGGCTGGACCGGCCCGAGCGGCCGGACCCCGCCCCGCGGCTCGTCGCCGACACCGAGGCCGACCTCGTCGTCGTCGGGGGCGGGTTCACCGGACTGTGGGCCGCCCTGCAGGCGGTGGAGGAGGACCCGGGACGCGACGTCGTCCTGCTCGAGGCCGACCTCGTCGCCGAGGGGGCCACCGGACGCAACGGCGGGTTCTGCGCCGCGAGCCTCACCCACGGGCTGGCGAACGGTCTGGACCGGTTCCCCGAGGAGCTGCCCGAGCTGCTGCGCCTGGGCTTCGGCACGCTGGAGGCCATCGCCGCCGCGGTCGAGCGGCACGGCATCGCGTGCGACCTGGAGCGCACCGGCGAGCTCACCGTCGCGGTCCAGCCGTGGCAGGTCGACGAGCTCGCCCGGCTGCACGCCGAGGCGGACCGGCTCGGGCTGCGCTGGCGGCTGCTGGACGGCGAGACGGTGCGGGACGAGGTCGCCTCACCGACGTACCTGGCCGGGCTGGAGGACCCCGACGGGGTCGCCCTGGTCGACCCGGCCCGTCTGGCCTGGGGGCTGCGCGCCGCCTGCCTGCGCCTCGGCGTACGGGTGCACGAGCGGACCCCGGCGACCGCACTGGCCCGGGACCCGTCCGGTGTCCGGGTCAGCACCCCGTACGGCACGGTGCGCGCCGCGAAGGTGCTGCTCGCGACCTCGGCGTTCCCGCCGCTGCTGCCCCGCATCTCGCGGTACGTCGTCCCGGTCTGGGACTACGCGCTGATGACCGCGCCGCTGAGCGCCGAGCAGCGCGCCGCGATCGGCTGGCGTGGGCGGCACGGGATCTCGGACGCCGGTAACCAGTTCCACTACTACCGGCTCACCGCGGACGACCGGCTGCTGTTCGGCGGCTACGACGCGATCTACCACCTGGGCGGCAGCACCGACCCGCGGCACGCCCAGCGCCCGGAGACGTTCGCCCTGCTCGCCGACCACCTCGTGCGGACCTTCCCGCAGCTGGACGGGATCCCGGTCACCCACGCCTGGGGCGGTGTCATCGACACCTGCACCCGGTTCAGCCCGATGTGGGGGACGGCGATGGGCGGCAGGGTCGCCTACGCGGTCGGCTACACCGGTCTCGGGGTCGGCGCGTCCCACTTCGGTGCCCGGACCGCGCTGGACCTGCTCGACGGCAGGGACACCGAGCGGACGCGGCTGTCGATGGTGCGGCGCCGGCCCCGGCCGTTCCCGCCCGAGCCGGTCCGCTGGGGCGGCATCCAGATGACCCGCCGGGCGCTGGCGGCCGCCGACCTGCACGGTGGGCGGCGCGGCCCGTGGCTGCGTCTGCTCGACGCCCTCGGTCTCGGTTTCGACTCGTGA
- the speB gene encoding agmatinase, with the protein MTRYGSQFGPDVTFLGVPRCDWRDPTSMEGADVVVLGAPFDGGTSHRPGTRFGPLAIRTADYLAHDGSRPSLALRTDALQDLDVRDAGDVEMPPGHIERSLAALEEAVGAVAAAGAVPVVLGGDHSVTYADARGVAAHHGEGRVSMIHFDAHADTGDIEFGSLWGHGQPMRRLIESGALRGDRFLQIGLRGYWPGPQTLRWMAEQRMRSFEMSEIGARGLAACLDEAFTIAVDDCDGVFLSVDIDVADPGHAPGTGTPEPGGLTARELLDAVRRTCLEVPVVGVDVVEVSPPYDHADITAALANRVVLEALSATARRRQDAAAGTTWQPARPLLDGRLDPDPEEAP; encoded by the coding sequence ATGACCAGGTACGGATCCCAGTTCGGCCCGGACGTGACGTTTCTCGGGGTGCCACGGTGCGACTGGCGCGACCCCACGTCGATGGAGGGCGCCGACGTCGTCGTGCTGGGGGCTCCCTTCGACGGCGGAACGTCGCACCGGCCGGGCACTCGGTTCGGGCCGCTGGCCATCCGCACCGCCGACTACCTCGCCCACGACGGCTCCCGGCCGTCCCTGGCCCTGCGCACCGACGCGCTGCAGGACCTCGACGTCCGCGACGCCGGGGACGTGGAGATGCCACCCGGCCACATCGAGCGCTCCCTGGCCGCCCTGGAGGAGGCGGTCGGCGCGGTGGCCGCCGCCGGGGCGGTGCCCGTCGTCCTCGGCGGGGACCACAGCGTGACGTACGCCGACGCCCGTGGCGTCGCGGCCCACCACGGCGAGGGCCGGGTGTCGATGATCCACTTCGACGCGCACGCCGACACCGGTGACATCGAGTTCGGGTCGCTGTGGGGTCACGGGCAGCCGATGCGCCGCCTCATCGAGTCCGGTGCGCTCCGCGGCGACCGCTTCCTGCAGATCGGCCTGCGGGGGTACTGGCCGGGGCCGCAGACGCTGCGCTGGATGGCCGAGCAGCGGATGCGCTCCTTCGAGATGAGCGAGATCGGCGCCCGCGGGCTCGCAGCCTGTCTCGACGAGGCCTTCACCATCGCGGTCGACGACTGCGACGGGGTCTTCCTGTCCGTCGACATCGACGTCGCGGACCCCGGTCACGCACCCGGCACGGGCACCCCCGAGCCCGGTGGTCTCACCGCGCGCGAGCTGCTCGACGCGGTGCGGCGGACCTGCCTGGAGGTGCCCGTGGTCGGGGTCGACGTCGTCGAGGTGTCCCCGCCCTACGACCACGCCGACATCACCGCCGCGCTCGCCAACCGGGTGGTCCTCGAGGCGCTGTCGGCGACCGCCCGACGCCGCCAGGACGCCGCCGCCGGCACCACCTGGCAGCCCGCCCGGCCGCTCCTGGACGGTCGGCTCGACCCGGACCCCGAGGAGGCCCCCTGA